A single region of the Liolophura sinensis isolate JHLJ2023 chromosome 9, CUHK_Ljap_v2, whole genome shotgun sequence genome encodes:
- the LOC135475877 gene encoding beta-1,3-glucan-binding protein-like has protein sequence MNLLLCLSLQFLLATCSVIRETDDEDNTELMVLPPGLVPRASMREVFRDEFNYVDRNKWSLDASASMGWFSMYTPEQRNCYTHGGTIYLKPTLTADRFGENFLHNSVLDIKKLYGYCDPTWNNGCYRDPHKDGINPVAMSCFMRSKFSFKYGKMEIVAKMPKGDWLWPALWLFPKHGHYGEWPRSGEIDVAEITGNVNYGGLGVHRQSASLHFGNDRAHDHHIVNHKTLQGTTWGDAFHKYTLDWTSSHINIYIDGQMMLSTPMPGDGLHHHYHLPGNNIWGNSHNAPFDQDFYIIMSNGVGGGGIFPDNVRNYPHPKPWSVHDSRRDGMEKFWRHKNDWYQTWHGEDPALQVRSVVVWQY, from the exons ATGAATCTTCTCCTGTGCCTGAGCTTACAGTTTCTCTTAGCTACCTGCAGTGTTATTCGAGAAACTG ATGATGAGGATAATACAGAGCTGATGGTTCTACCCCCCGGTCTCGTCCCGCGGGCCAGCATGAGAGAGGTGTTCAGGGATGAGTTCAACTATGTGGACAGAAATAAATGGTCACTAGACGCTAGTGCTTCCATGGGCTGG ttttcgATGTATACCCCAGAACAGCGAAATTGTTACACCCACGGGGGAACGATATACCTGAAACCT ACCTTAACAGCCGATAGATTTGGAGAAAATTTTCTGCACAACAGCGTTTTGGACATAAAGA AGCTCTACGGTTACTGTGATCCTACGTGGAATAACGGTTGTTACAGAGATCCTCACAAGGATGGGATCAATCCTGTGGCAATGTCCTGTTTCATGAGGTCAAAGTTCTCCTTCAAATACGGCAAAATGGAGATCGTCGCCAAGATGCCGAAAGGCGATTGGCTTTGGCCAG CTCTATGGTTGTTTCCGAAACACGGTCATTATGGAGAATGGCCTCGCTCTGGAGAAATTGATGTCGCCGAAATCACTG GCAATGTTAACTATGGCGGTCTTGGCGTGCATAGACAGTCCGCATCACTCCACTTTGGCAACGACCGAGCTCATGACCACCATATCGTTAATCACAA AACCCTGCAGGGCACGACATGGGGGGATGCCTTCCACAAGTACACACTAGACTGGACTTCTTCACACATCAA tatttatatcGATGGACAGATGATGCTCTCCACACCAATGCCTGGGGATGGGTTACATCACCACTACCATCTTCCCGGTAACAATATCTGGGGCAACTCACATAACGCTCCTTTTGACCAAGAC TTTTATATCATCATGAGTAATGGGGTCGGCGGTGGAGGAATCTTCCCTGACAACGTGCGCAACTACCCTCACCCTAAACCCTGGTCCGTGCACGATAGTCGCCGTGACGGCATGGAGAAGTTCTGGCGGCACAAGAACGACTGGTACCAAACTTGGCATGGTGAAGACCCAGCCCTACAGGTCCGCTCTGTTGTCGTCTGGCAGTACTAA